In Mastomys coucha isolate ucsf_1 unplaced genomic scaffold, UCSF_Mcou_1 pScaffold5, whole genome shotgun sequence, one genomic interval encodes:
- the Rab26 gene encoding ras-related protein Rab-26 isoform X1 — translation MSRKKTSKSKGGSVPATSTLPAAANGPRLAHPRTARPSPEAPPNGPPQSGLPSLGSTGDFYDVAFKVMLVGDSGVGKTCLLVRFKDGAFLAGAFISTVGIDFRNKVLDVDGMKVKLQIWDTAGQERFRSVTHAYYRDAHGTSSLLSVSSTVAALRHHQQRLLRQHAGLVDRDPGICPAGRGAHAAGEQGGNLGLSSSAWPHRACHAALALMRLLCPGQVDSTQERVVKREDGEKLAKEYGLPFMETSAKTGLNVDLAFTAIAKELKQRSAKAPSEPHFRLHDYVEREGRGVSCCRL, via the exons ATGTCCAGGAAGAAGACCTCCAAGAGCAAGGGGGGGAGTGTGCCGGCTACCTCTACGCTGCCCGCCGCCGCCAACGGGCCACGTCTGGCACATCCCAGGACTGCGCGCCCTAGCCCAGAGGCACCGCCCAACGGGCCCCCGCAGTCTGGCCTGCCCTCACTTGGTAGCACTGGAGACTTCTACGACGTTGCTTTCAAG GTCATGCTGGTCGGGGATTCTGGTGTCGGGAAGACCTGCCTGCTTGTGCGCTTCAAGGATGGGGCTTTCCTGGCTGGTGCCTTCATCTCCACTGTGGGCATCGACTTCCGG AATAAAGTTCTGGATGTGGATGGCATGAAGGTGAAGCTGCAG ATCTGGGACACAGCTGGTCAGGAGCGGTTCCGAAGTGTCACCCATGCCTACTACCGCGATGCTCATG GGACGTCCTCACTGCTTTCTGTATCCAGCACTGTTGCTGCTCTACGACATCACCAACAAAGACTCCTTCGACAACATGCAG GCCTGGTTGACAGAGATCCAGGAATATGCCCAGCAGGACGTGGTGCTCATGCTGCTGGGGAACAAGGTGGGAATCTGGGCCTGTCCTCTTCAGCCTGGCCCCACAGAGCATGCCATGCAGCACTGGCATTAATGAGACTCCTGTGCCCGGGCCAGGTTGACTCTACTCAAGAACGTGTGGTAAagagggaagatggggagaaaTTAGCCAAG GAGTATGGACTACCTTTCATGGAGACCAGCGCCAAGACTGGCCTCAATGTGGACTTAGCTTTTACAGCCATAGCAAA GGAGCTGAAACAAAGATCAGCCAAGGCTCCCAGCGAGCCCCACTTCAGGCTACATGACTATGTGGAAAGGGAGGGCCGAGGGGTCTCCTGCTGTCGACTCTGA
- the Rab26 gene encoding ras-related protein Rab-26 isoform X3: MSRKKTSKSKGGSVPATSTLPAAANGPRLAHPRTARPSPEAPPNGPPQSGLPSLGSTGDFYDVAFKVMLVGDSGVGKTCLLVRFKDGAFLAGAFISTVGIDFRNKVLDVDGMKVKLQIWDTAGQERFRSVTHAYYRDAHALLLLYDITNKDSFDNMQAWLTEIQEYAQQDVVLMLLGNKVDSTQERVVKREDGEKLAKEYGLPFMETSAKTGLNVDLAFTAIAKELKQRSAKAPSEPHFRLHDYVEREGRGVSCCRL; encoded by the exons ATGTCCAGGAAGAAGACCTCCAAGAGCAAGGGGGGGAGTGTGCCGGCTACCTCTACGCTGCCCGCCGCCGCCAACGGGCCACGTCTGGCACATCCCAGGACTGCGCGCCCTAGCCCAGAGGCACCGCCCAACGGGCCCCCGCAGTCTGGCCTGCCCTCACTTGGTAGCACTGGAGACTTCTACGACGTTGCTTTCAAG GTCATGCTGGTCGGGGATTCTGGTGTCGGGAAGACCTGCCTGCTTGTGCGCTTCAAGGATGGGGCTTTCCTGGCTGGTGCCTTCATCTCCACTGTGGGCATCGACTTCCGG AATAAAGTTCTGGATGTGGATGGCATGAAGGTGAAGCTGCAG ATCTGGGACACAGCTGGTCAGGAGCGGTTCCGAAGTGTCACCCATGCCTACTACCGCGATGCTCATG CACTGTTGCTGCTCTACGACATCACCAACAAAGACTCCTTCGACAACATGCAG GCCTGGTTGACAGAGATCCAGGAATATGCCCAGCAGGACGTGGTGCTCATGCTGCTGGGGAACAAG GTTGACTCTACTCAAGAACGTGTGGTAAagagggaagatggggagaaaTTAGCCAAG GAGTATGGACTACCTTTCATGGAGACCAGCGCCAAGACTGGCCTCAATGTGGACTTAGCTTTTACAGCCATAGCAAA GGAGCTGAAACAAAGATCAGCCAAGGCTCCCAGCGAGCCCCACTTCAGGCTACATGACTATGTGGAAAGGGAGGGCCGAGGGGTCTCCTGCTGTCGACTCTGA
- the Rab26 gene encoding ras-related protein Rab-26 isoform X4: MSRKKTSKSKGGSVPATSTLPAAANGPRLAHPRTARPSPEAPPNGPPQSGLPSLGSTGDFYDVAFKVMLVGDSGVGKTCLLVRFKDGAFLAGAFISTVGIDFRNKVLDVDGMKVKLQIWDTAGQERFRSVTHAYYRDAHALLLLYDITNKDSFDNMQAWLTEIQEYAQQDVVLMLLGNKVDSTQERVVKREDGEKLAKLAVAICRSMDYLSWRPAPRLASMWT, translated from the exons ATGTCCAGGAAGAAGACCTCCAAGAGCAAGGGGGGGAGTGTGCCGGCTACCTCTACGCTGCCCGCCGCCGCCAACGGGCCACGTCTGGCACATCCCAGGACTGCGCGCCCTAGCCCAGAGGCACCGCCCAACGGGCCCCCGCAGTCTGGCCTGCCCTCACTTGGTAGCACTGGAGACTTCTACGACGTTGCTTTCAAG GTCATGCTGGTCGGGGATTCTGGTGTCGGGAAGACCTGCCTGCTTGTGCGCTTCAAGGATGGGGCTTTCCTGGCTGGTGCCTTCATCTCCACTGTGGGCATCGACTTCCGG AATAAAGTTCTGGATGTGGATGGCATGAAGGTGAAGCTGCAG ATCTGGGACACAGCTGGTCAGGAGCGGTTCCGAAGTGTCACCCATGCCTACTACCGCGATGCTCATG CACTGTTGCTGCTCTACGACATCACCAACAAAGACTCCTTCGACAACATGCAG GCCTGGTTGACAGAGATCCAGGAATATGCCCAGCAGGACGTGGTGCTCATGCTGCTGGGGAACAAG GTTGACTCTACTCAAGAACGTGTGGTAAagagggaagatggggagaaaTTAGCCAAG CTGGCAGTAGCTATTTGCAGGAGTATGGACTACCTTTCATGGAGACCAGCGCCAAGACTGGCCTCAATGTGGACTTAG
- the Rab26 gene encoding ras-related protein Rab-26 isoform X2 has translation MSRKKTSKSKGGSVPATSTLPAAANGPRLAHPRTARPSPEAPPNGPPQSGLPSLGSTGDFYDVAFKVMLVGDSGVGKTCLLVRFKDGAFLAGAFISTVGIDFRNKVLDVDGMKVKLQIWDTAGQERFRSVTHAYYRDAHGTSSLLSVSSTVAALRHHQQRLLRQHAGLVDRDPGICPAGRGAHAAGEQGGNLGLSSSAWPHRACHAALALMRLLCPGQVDSTQERVVKREDGEKLAKLAVAICRSMDYLSWRPAPRLASMWT, from the exons ATGTCCAGGAAGAAGACCTCCAAGAGCAAGGGGGGGAGTGTGCCGGCTACCTCTACGCTGCCCGCCGCCGCCAACGGGCCACGTCTGGCACATCCCAGGACTGCGCGCCCTAGCCCAGAGGCACCGCCCAACGGGCCCCCGCAGTCTGGCCTGCCCTCACTTGGTAGCACTGGAGACTTCTACGACGTTGCTTTCAAG GTCATGCTGGTCGGGGATTCTGGTGTCGGGAAGACCTGCCTGCTTGTGCGCTTCAAGGATGGGGCTTTCCTGGCTGGTGCCTTCATCTCCACTGTGGGCATCGACTTCCGG AATAAAGTTCTGGATGTGGATGGCATGAAGGTGAAGCTGCAG ATCTGGGACACAGCTGGTCAGGAGCGGTTCCGAAGTGTCACCCATGCCTACTACCGCGATGCTCATG GGACGTCCTCACTGCTTTCTGTATCCAGCACTGTTGCTGCTCTACGACATCACCAACAAAGACTCCTTCGACAACATGCAG GCCTGGTTGACAGAGATCCAGGAATATGCCCAGCAGGACGTGGTGCTCATGCTGCTGGGGAACAAGGTGGGAATCTGGGCCTGTCCTCTTCAGCCTGGCCCCACAGAGCATGCCATGCAGCACTGGCATTAATGAGACTCCTGTGCCCGGGCCAGGTTGACTCTACTCAAGAACGTGTGGTAAagagggaagatggggagaaaTTAGCCAAG CTGGCAGTAGCTATTTGCAGGAGTATGGACTACCTTTCATGGAGACCAGCGCCAAGACTGGCCTCAATGTGGACTTAG